Genomic segment of Heliangelus exortis chromosome 7, bHelExo1.hap1, whole genome shotgun sequence:
TTAAATACCTGTACAAATTAGTTTAAGGCAGTTAAAAATCTCCCGGAGTATATATTAGTTCTACAAGCTCCTTATTATGACTCTTTCAAAAATTACTTCTTCTTTTGAATAACTAGCAAATGACAAGATTTTAACCCTTCCTACCAGTTTCATTCACAATAACCTCTCATTTTATGatgagttttaaaatttaagtcaGTGTTTGAGTCCTAGCATGAAGAGTTTAGACTATACTAAACAAAACCTTATCATTAACCTTCATCAGATTAAAGCAAGTTTTACATCAATGTGAATTTGTACCTGAAAGttgcttctctttgcttttccagtttgCAGTAGCTAATTTTTTAACAATAAATACACCTCCAAAGTAACCACATCTGTCATTGCATGACCCTTTTCTATTTCATGGTTAATATATTTTGTCTTGCCCAGTACACAGCCCAATAACTGCATCCTGTGTTTCAGGAAACAtgctctgcttctgcatttGTAGAATGTTTATTGGGATTGAGTGCAAGCAACTTAGGTTTAGCAACCAAACCATGAAAATGCATTCCAGTCCCTTAAGCACTCTCAGCTTTTTTGAAAGGCTACATAGAAAACCACATCCACATCTTATACAAAATTTCTCTGGCAAGTTTTACGgcaacacagaaagaaataaatttaccTCCTTTGTTACAATGATTAATGTGAATATTCCTTGTGGGAATGTGCAAGCTTTCCTTCAGCAAGTATGAAAAATATACTGtcatatgttaaaaaaaaaaaccctaaattaAAGTGTGTTCTCAGTCAATGCTGATTATGTTGGCCTCTTGCAAAATGGCAGGCAAAGTCATACTTGTTTTTACACTTGCACCCACATATGTTGCACTGGAAAGGATTTTCAAATCCATGACATCCCATGTGAATAGTATAAAGGATATTGTCTGCAAAGTACATGTCAcagtgctggcagtgatgcagaagctgagggtCCTGAACGGGAAGGGTTGGAGCTGGAGTACTGGGCTGACTGTTACTTATACTGGGAGTACTGGTGTGGGCACTGCGATCACTGCTGGGCCCTGCCACAGGGCTGTAGTTCCTTTGATTGTGTGTAGGCCGAGGATCAGGGCTGGTTGGAGATGAACTCTGAGGAATATTTGCTGACACAGCTGAGACCACTGCGGGTGCAGCAGGCTGCTGCATCATGAAAGGCTTTTCATCTTGACAGGAAACAACGTCAGGAGAGGCTGGATTTTGGTTTTCGGGTGGCAAGCTAGATAATTGTCCAGCTAAGGTAGAGAGCTGGTTTAAAGGATTATCTACCATAAGGTCTTGTGGATCTCTTGGTAACCCACTGCTCTGGGCTGGTTTGGTCATGCTGTCATACGCCTCAGTCTGGATGTTTGGGATTTCATGAGTGAAATCGTTAAGGTAGTCTGGTTTCTGAACCACCATGGAAGGTGGACTCAAATTAATTAACGCTCTCCTGCTGTACCCCAAATTGCTGGTCTTCTTCTGCAGAACCCCCCACATCTTCTTGCTGCTCAGGGAAGACCTCGTGCTCTTGATAGGCACCATTTTGTGTTTGCGCCGGCGGTGGTGGGACAGGTTGCTCCTGTCACTGCAGCGAAAGGAGCACAGTTCACACTTGTAGGGTTTTTCACCAGTGTGTGACCTCATGTGAGCTTCCAGGTGACGTTCATAAGCTGAAGCAAAGGGACACAAGTGGCATCTGTGTGGCTTCTCACctggaaaattaaaagagattaaaCCACAGCACCTCGGAGagtgtaaaaaaaaccaaccaaccaaaaaaaaaagttcttcacagagcagggagctgctaaGCAAACAGttcagcttcagctgctgctcatcTTGTGCTTAGCTGCCTGCTTGGTGGAAAAGCACATTCAGACATCTCTGCCTCACCCAAGTGGTAAGAAGTATAACAAAAAAGCCTGAGCAGAATTAGGGTATAAGAGATCACCTGACTAGGAATTACACCAGGGATGTCAAGGACTTGACATCTGTGTGGTGCTCCTGGAGGGATTCAAGCTCCACCTCACCCACCCAGGACATCAGCAGCTGGCTACAGGAATTGTCTGCACACCACAAATGTGATTATTCTTAGTGGTAACTGTCTTTAAACCTTGAGGGAGGGTATCCTTTCAGTATCTTCAAGCAATCTTACTTTTAAATATCCTGGAGCTCTTACCTAAATAACCCATGGACATGTGCATCCACTCAAGAACTCAGTTTTAAAAGAGGATCCAGTAGTTGAAGAGTTactagagaaaataaaaggcagctaatccctggggagctgtgtgCTCTCTCAGACCTGATAGTACCAGACACCCTCCCTCCTGACATGCAGAACTTCACTCTTCTCTTAAATGATACTTAGATATTTGCATTAACACTTTTAAAAGTTCTTAGAAAACTTTGAAACATAATTACAGGCCAACATATTtggaatataaatatttgagacttctgaatttcctttcagatgtttttagATCCAAGACAGCAATGTCAGAAATGCCAGAAAGATTTCATGCATGTTCAGGTGCTGAAATGAAGCATTATCTTATTTTCCTATCTAAAATGCCAGGTCAGTTTCTGTATCACTGTTGTGCAACTGATCCTTTTGTGACACAGCACAGCAAGCTCCTAAAAAATGTGAGTGGGCTCCTTCTCTTCAGccttcacattttctttgaagCCTTCTCTGCTATTTGAAATACAGGGCAACCCAGCTGTTTCGTGGCTTTCAAAATCCATCTAAAACAACTTTAAAAGCCAGATACCTGAATGCAGATCACACTGCAAGCATGGGGCAGACCCCATAAGATGGCACATGATGGATGCAGAAAGCCCTTCCCATGTTTAGCAGCTGACGGCTTGGAATCACAACCCAGGATACAGAGtggaggatttatttttttttcctacctaaCTGGCTCTTCAAGAAGACAGACAGCAATTTCTGTGCCACCTATAAGTAGCTAATATTTGCACCAATTACAACTTGGTGATTCCTCCCTAAGCATGTGTATGTATTCACATGCACATATATGTGTGGGGGTGTGGATAAAGATTGGGAGATTTGACACCAGCAGTGGTGTAAAAAGGCTGCCAAACTCACTGCATTCACAACTTGTCAGCCTGCATGGGTTTCTGTAATTCCCAACTGGTTACACAGAGATGAAGATTTGCATCCCATGCTGCACACCCTGAATACAATACAGCTGGTGAGCTACTAATTATGCTGCTGTCAGACTCAGCATGGAGTTAATTCTACTCTAAGTCACACTTAATAATGGTTGCATGGTCATGCCTGAGTAATTACTTTGGCAGATACCTTGCTGCACTTGCATGTTACCCAGGATGCATTCTCTGTTTACTGACATTGCTCTGAGGCTACCAGTCAGCTATCACTTCCCTAATTTTAATGCTGATTCAGGCACTCTAAGCCCTCGAAGTCCAGACAATCCATCTCTTGGCCCTTTACCAGGCTCCCCCACCATGCTTGTGAGCAAAACAACACTCAGGTCTTGGACCTCCTTGCccttaagtaaaaaaaaaacaaaaccaaaaacaaaacaaaacaaaacaaaacaaaacaaaacaaaaaaaaaaaaaaaaaagacaaacccaagaaaaacaaaccaaagaagaaataagtaaaaataaaataaaccaatcaaaccaaactaaaaaaacctaacccaaaaccaaacctttccTTGGAGTCCCCTGTCTCTGTGCAAAGAAACTCAGTGGGGCTTTCTGAAGAGCCACTAAAGTAATAGCAAAAATGGTGCTGCCATCAGGACAGCACAGTGTGGTATTAAAGTACCATTTAATTAAAGTGTTAAATATCttgtaaaagaagaaatactgcaggaaaacaaaaaagccatgGCAGCCTGAAATTCTTGTCTCTATATTGCAAAACTGAAGAGACTTCATGGAACTCTCATTATTGTACAGTCACTGATTCTTCATCAGGCATCAGACACATCTGAAGCAATAATCTGGCCATAAAGAGCTCACAGTGAAGGTGTGTCCAAACTCTTGAAGCATTTTGACAGGCAGAGACCCTCTCTGTACCCCCCTCTCACTGCTAACCAGCTTTCTGAAACTGAACTAATTCAGGCCACAGGATTTTTTGCAGTAGAGTGATGCATGCATTtggctgcctcttcccagcactTCTGTTCAAGTTTTTTTGCTCATATGTGTCATGCACTGACCCTCTGATATCAGAAacacctgcagcagcactgagacaGAAGTCATCCCATGTGTAAAGCTCCCTTCTGGTGGAATACTAATAATATCCAACACTACAGCCAGGAGAAACAACTCAAAACAGCAGTCAAGGCATTATAAACCCCAAAATTTTGTATCTCATggaatgttttcttctgaataatGACTAccaagtcagatttttttttattttctcagcatCCCAGTTTTTGGTTGGagtctttcctgctttttaatGTACTTCACTGCAACTGTGCTGAAACAGTCATCATCTGCAGGGGTTGTTTTGCTGCCTTTACTTAGTAAGCTTTACTGCCTGAGGTAGCTGCAGGACAAGAAAGCATTCTGAAAACAGGGAAGAATGGTAACCCAAGATCAGAGAGTATAAAAAAGGCAGGCAACTTCCTAGAATAAGAAAAGGAATGCTGACACTTTATCAATATTCTCATCTACACTTaaggaagatttattttttttgccctcTAGTATGGCTAAAATTTATGACATTTGGTAATAAGTATTAATGCATTATTTCAGTCATTCTGTTAGAGAAACTTCACACACACCAAAGCCATCAAAAAATCTCCAACAACCAGGAAACACATGATACCAACACCTTCCAGGAGCAATTTGTTTCCTGACACAGCTCTAGCAGGCCATCTGCTCCTGTTGACTACTGGCCAGTAAGAACAGGGGGCCTGGGGATACAAGTTTTTAGATGGCAATAGCTATGTGCTCCTGAAAATACAATGAACCTTTCAAGCTGATGTTACTTCTGTGTCTTTAAGTACCATTTAAAAGTCATCCTAAAGTGCTACAGGGAGCTGTATGTCTGCAGTGCAGTTTCTCCTGCTACACAGCTCTCATTTCATGAGCCCAGAAACAGAGCTGCACAAAGTAaagctgttaaaagaaaaaaactcttgCTCTCCACATACCATGAGGCAAATGGTAGGTGAAGCTGTAGCTTTGCTTTATGAAAAACTAGACCAAAAATGCTCCAAAATACACCTCTGCTTTGCAGCAAACCATGGCATTAACTCTGTGCCCAAATGCAGGTGCAGAAGCCACAGTCTTTTAGCCACTACTGAACCTACACAGAATTTCCACTAGGAATCTGAAAACAGCAACAGCTACACACAGAGGTAGCTCAGAGGAGCACAAGAGAATTTACAAGATCTTCAGAGTCTGAACCTTGTAACTCTATGGGGTTTGAGgttgccattttcttttcctttacacCTTGTGAACACAAACCAACAGTGTGGGGCAACACAGAGAATAATGCCTGGCCCAAAAAACATCCTGAGAGTTACTGTAGAAGCACTGGTTCACAGCAGTGAGAATCTGACCAACAGAAACCATACAATTACATCCAAGTTGCAACATGTTTCCTATAAAGTGAATCCCAAAATGCCACCTATGCAAGAGCACTGAAATTACACACTTCAAAGTTTTGGGACAGTCCATACCAGACTGTAAAACTGTAAAAACTTCCATTCTTTgcataagaatttttttttccttacaattCCAGTCAGCAGACATAAAATCTCCTGCATCAGTCAAACAGACTTGGCAGGTACCACAGTCAGACTTCACAAGGACCTTTCATTTGTCTTCTCACATTTGGCAAGTCAGAGCTGACTTCATTAAGAGTTCAGGATATTCCAACCTTCACTGcaagttttgcttttcaacTTTATAACCCCAACAGCAGCAGATGCTCTTAAGACACAGTAATTTTTCTATTCATTACTGTTGTCTTATCACTTGCTTGATATGTTCTCACATTTTAATTCTcaaccaataaaaaaattttattcttattacCATGTTTTGTATTTGCACATTAAAAATGTTGTATAaaacaggaatattttcctAGCtaaacagaggaaggaaagccCCTGTAAACATCCACATGGCACCAGGGACAGTTTTCACTTTTCTGACTCGCAAGGAAAAAACTACAAATTACCTTTAGGGCCCTTCAGTTTACACTTCAATTTAACTCTCCTGATAAACTTCACTCCCATATATAGTTACTTCAAATCCAGCAGTCTGCATTAAGAGAATTTCTGACTAGCAAGGAAAAATTAAGTGGGAATTTGCATAATCTAAACCACTAGATggcaaaactttaaaaaaaaaagtctattaaaaaaaaaaacaaacagttctAATTGTTGAATAACTAAGAACTATCAGACTTGCCTGAAGATGCTAACTCCCTGAGTGCAAATTGTAACCTGGAGTTAACACCACAGTGTCCCACAGCAGAGCCCTGCACATTATTTCATACCTGTATGGATCCTGATGTGCTCTATGAGCCGGGCTGTTCCCTTGCTGGCATAGTTGCAGTATCGACACTTTAACTTCCCATCAAATGTCCTTTCAAAGCCATCCACTAACATTCCTGAGTTTTCATCCAGGGAAACTTCAACAGAAGGATGGTCGAGACCATTCTGATCACCTTCTGTCCCAGCTGTGAACAACCCAACAGAGATTTCAGCCAAGAATCAGAGGATTTTATCCACCGTGCTGCCAGAACACACCAGGCTTTTGCTTCTGCATGCTCTTGGTCTTTAAATACACAGAACTATTGAAACAAAACTTGACTAAAACAAAGGTATATTCAcatctttaagaaaaacactgtTGGAAATGCTTCCATGCAATTATAGTAGTCCGCATAATTATCTGGAATGTAAACAGTGCAGTTAttcccaaaaaaataaaattggataGCACTGAGATGAGCTTACCTGCTTGAAGAGGCTCTGTCTCCTTGTCTCCACTAACTGATCCAGAAATCATATTTACATGGTGAGTCTGCTGGGTAAGATATTCCTGAAAATCTTTTACAAAGTCCAAAGGCTCTGGCTTCTTTTCACCCATATTCACTCTTAACGTTTACAACTTCCTGtgcctggaaggaaaaatattttcaaaacacaagTTACATTGAATTTGAATGCATTCATAAAAACAAGtctgcttttggttttattacaggttttttgttgttgcttggggtgggttttttgctttgtttggatttttttgtttgttatttgtttgttttgggtttttgtgtttttttgttcatttttgttttgtttgtttgttttggatttttgtggttttttgttcatttttgtttggttggtttgcttTCTAAGTGAAGCATTACGTCTACCATTCAGCATGACTCAATGCACAAACTGCCAATACTATTTTTAGAACTTTTAACTCATGGAAGTTAACCAAATACTTATGGGGAAACCATTTTCAGCAACAGTAACATTAAGAATGATATTTAATTGGATGATGTGACAATCAAAATTaacttggttttttgtttgtttgtttcttaaatgGATCATACCTGAATTTCAGTTCCCTGCTAAGTAGCAAACATGCTCCAAAGTCTACTCCAAACAGGTCAGACAGAAAGCACAGATCccagtttctctgctttccctggaaggaaaaaaaaaaaaaaaggaaatgtcatagaatcatagaatgtgaggggttggaagggacctctggagatcacccagtccatcccccctgccacagcaggatcacccagggcaggacacacaggaacacatccaggtggaaTTGGAAATTCTccaggagactccacaacctccctggacagcctgagatccctcaccctcacagtaaagaggTTTCTCCTCACATTGAGATGGAGCTTCTTGTGTTCCTTAAACCCGTTATTTCTTGTCCTGTTACTGGGCACCACCAAAAAGAGATCAGCtccttcctcttgacacccacccctcagatattgaTAGACACTAAAaaatcccctctcagcctccttttctccaggctgaacagccccagggctctcagtctttctccataggagagatgttcagGTCCCTTCATCACCCTCAAAGCTCTCCCTTGGATTctctccagcagatccctgtTTCTcttgaactgaggagcccaAAGCAGTTTACAGtgctccaggtgtggtctcaccacCGCAGAGTGGTCAGCTCAGTATTCTTGCCAAAACCCATAATTTGTATGAAAGaaacttgggggaaaaaaatacatcttttgtAAGACAGGTTCTAACTTTAACTGCTAtaagttttattaaaacaacTCCACTTCCAGCAAAATTTTTGAAGGACTGCATCTACTCCTTTGTGTGTTTCACGGAAAGACAATTCCATCTCACTGAGTATTTGAATAGTTTCTCTGGTAAATATGTGgcccaaaaaaatcccagagctGGGTAAGTCAGTTAAGGCAACTGTAATGTTGGGAAACCAAGTGAATGTCACTGATTACCAAGGATGGAAAGAAGCCTTACACAAAGCAGTATCTCAAAGTTCTCCCAAAATTTTAGTTTCCTATCCCGCATAGAAGTCTTACtccatttcattattttgcactgaaataatTAAGATATTCACTAAAAGGCACGGGGCATGTGATTTTCTGGGACTGTACATGAAAAACCTCTCAATTTGCAATCAAATTGTTAAAGCTTAACTTCAGATTAAACTCGGAAGAGGGCAATGAGTCAGTGACATTATTACTCCTTCAGATTATTACCATAAACAACTTGTTACATTTTAACAAGAATATATTCTTGTTTTCCAATAGCTACTAACCGAAACATTGGGTAACCTACAAAACCTCAATTTATGAGTTCAAGACCACATTTAAACAGTCTCCTGTATTTTCACAGTTATTTGCAAGTGTTAGCTCATTTTTGAGATCTACATGACCATGTTCTTTCACACCATCTGCCAGTGAGTCCAACTGCTATCATTATAATCACCACTAAGGTGGTTTTGAACACATTTTTATGTATCAACTTTACCCTCTTTCAGGTGTCCCCAGCCTCACTGCAGGCTTAAGTTAAATTGTGTTCCATTTGTTGGTATCTCCTGCAACAAAACAAAGGTATCAGATATGAATGAGATA
This window contains:
- the IKZF5 gene encoding zinc finger protein Pegasus: MGEKKPEPLDFVKDFQEYLTQQTHHVNMISGSVSGDKETEPLQAAGTEGDQNGLDHPSVEVSLDENSGMLVDGFERTFDGKLKCRYCNYASKGTARLIEHIRIHTGEKPHRCHLCPFASAYERHLEAHMRSHTGEKPYKCELCSFRCSDRSNLSHHRRRKHKMVPIKSTRSSLSSKKMWGVLQKKTSNLGYSRRALINLSPPSMVVQKPDYLNDFTHEIPNIQTEAYDSMTKPAQSSGLPRDPQDLMVDNPLNQLSTLAGQLSSLPPENQNPASPDVVSCQDEKPFMMQQPAAPAVVSAVSANIPQSSSPTSPDPRPTHNQRNYSPVAGPSSDRSAHTSTPSISNSQPSTPAPTLPVQDPQLLHHCQHCDMYFADNILYTIHMGCHGFENPFQCNICGCKCKNKYDFACHFARGQHNQH